The Salvelinus sp. IW2-2015 linkage group LG8, ASM291031v2, whole genome shotgun sequence genome window below encodes:
- the LOC111967532 gene encoding TBC1 domain family member 2A-like, translating to MGLPITAGWDAAWIRTSVMEGEGPEGNPIAASSHSLPLQAEAVSPADDDGDDCISTLGTGSTKETATHTNSMGQLSQDHQTEEVPAKTATTDNSQSQVFLTQFATTTDDQAQQQPKESLSNSKLCGYLLKQGGPLKTWKSRWFTYEVKKSQLFYYRTALDVTSLGRIQLCSATLGYPLQGEQGTFHIETPERTFVLKAANQEAMMYWLQQLQLKRWQHRDQLTGESTSHCTDHXRPEXQGELPTNCTDYFLPKVKTPPGLFGEEATNLPAPPQRNPLSNFSIKHPLIEIQNSVHSLFSKRFSLERSRSVFHLEVPPPWNPLNPSRTAQNRLECIGPRTPVDPLTPTPLLLLVDPRDQLSPVEGRSCPLPSPRIRKKTRGSCATMPAVLREAPSESADRTTCLQHEKHILDEDVKAQKELVWLLHKALEVAQLEKRTCTEFLAAEGEQERLELLRHYERHAADLRRRLEELKAEGEDLRTSLVQRDAHVAELQENVTLMRKKNHAKQEVILKLLEKVSACMADPTRTVSTTNGLEAQTFRQLNEDTENLKGDIEAYKIQNKFLNSEIYQLTKLWLNSSEQEKSLMVKCAYLEARNCQIESRYLGVLGKLQENKALEPGQQEAVRKLQGEDPLQGDLNDVLKLNPVREHDEYGFKIIPDYEVEDIKLLAKIQALEIRSHSLLRQEAGDRLLLGRWAQYLGGRPADNLCPSSELKSLLRGGVPCEYRPRVWRWVVRVRTRALWERHPDRYQQLCQKSLTSPHQASRQIQLDLYRTLTTNQHFSSPSSPALQQLQRILLAFSWQNPTIGYCQGLNRLAAIALLVLESEEDAFWCLVAVVEAIMPQDYYTKTLISSQADQCVLKDFMAEKIPRLAAHFEEHSVDVSLITFNWFLVVFVESLPSDILLRVWDAFLYEGTKVIFRYALALFKYKEEDILKIHDSVEIYQYLRFFAKTISDGRKLTNIAFSDMNPFPMKLLRNRRALHLERLQGELRELEAQQREFVTESAQRKDLDTILVSEDDEEL from the exons atgggactcccaatcacggccggatgggatgcagcctggattcgaaccag cgtgatggagggagagggccCAGAAGGAAATCCCATCGCTGCCTCGTCTCACTCACTTCCTCTGCAAGCAGAGGCGGTAAGCCCAgcggatgatgatggtgatgattgtATCTCAACACTGGGGACTGGGAGCACTAAAGAGAccgctacacacacaaacagcatggGCCAGCTGAGTCAAGACCACCAGACTGAAGAGGTCCCGGCTAAGACCGCTACCACAGACAACAGCCAGAGCCAAGTATTCCTTACTCAGTTCGCCACCACCACGGACGACCAAGCCCAGCAACAACCCAAGGAAAGCCTGTCTAACAGTAAACTCTGTGGGTACCTCCTTAAACAAGGGGGTCCCCTGAAGACATGGAAGTCKCGCTGGTTCACGTACGAGGTGAAGAAGAGCCAGTTGTTTTACTACAGGACGGCACTGGATGTGACCTCTCTGGGGAGAATCCAGCTGTGCAGCGCCACGCTTGGATACCCCCTCCAAGGAGAGCAGGGCACCTTTCACATCGAGACCCCCGAACGCACCTTTGTCCTCAAG GCAGCTAACCAGGAGGCCATGATGTACTGGCTACAGCAGCTGCAGCTGAAGAGATGGCAGCACCGAGACCAGCTGACAGGAGAGTCCACAAGCCACTGCACTGACCACARGAGACCAGAGRGACAGGGGGAACTACCCACCAACTGCACAG ATTACTTCCTGCCCAAGGTGAAGACCCCGCCAGGCCTCTTCGGCGAGGAGGCCACCAATCTCCCCGCGCCGCCACAACGGAACCCCCTAAGCAACTTCTCCATCAAACACCCTCTGATAGAGATTCA GAACTCAGTGCACAGTCTGTTTTCCAAGCGGTTCTCCCTGGAGCGGAGTCGGAGTGTGTTCCATTTGGAGGTGCCTCCTCCCTGGAACCCACTGAACCCCTCCCGGACAGCCCAGAACAGGCTTG AGTGTATAGGTCCTAGGACTCCCGTTGACCCCCTGACCCCTACACCCCTGCTACTGTTGGTGGACCCCAGGGACCAGCTCTCCCCTGTAGAGGGCAGGTCGTGCCCATTGCCGTCCCCGAGGATCAGGAAGAAGACGAGGGGAAGCTGTGCCACCATGCCTGCTGTGCTCCGGGAAGCTCCTTCAGAAAGCGCAGACAGGACGACCTGCCTCCAGCACGAGAAGCACATACTGGATGAGGATGTCAAGGCCCAGAAG GAGCTGGTGTGGCTCCTACACAAGGCCCTGGAGGTGGCTCAGCTGGAGAAGCGGACGTGCACAGAGTTCCTGGCAGCCGAGGGCGAGCAGGAGCGCCTGGAGCTGCTGAGGCACTACGAGCGTCACGCCGCTGACCTACGACGTCGCTTGGAGGAGTTGAAGGCCGAGGGGGAAGACCTGAGAACGAGCCTAGTCCAGAGGGACGCCCACGTGGCTGAGCTGCAGGAGAACGTGACCCTGATGAGGAAGAAGAACCACGCAAAACAGGAA GTGATCCTGAAGCTGTTAGAGAAGGTGTCAGCCTGCATGGCCGACCCTACACGCACAGTGTCCACCACCAACGGCCTGGAGGCCCAGACCTTCCGCCAGTTAAATGAGGACACAGAGAACCTCAAG GGTGACATTGAGGCCTACAAGATCCAGAACAAGTTCCTGAACTCTGAGATCTACCAGTTGACCAAGCTATGGCTCAACAGTTCCGAGCAGGAGAAGAGCCTAATGGTGAAG TGTGCATACCTGGAGGCCCGTAACTGTCAGATAGAGAGTCGTTATCTGGGCGTACTGGGGAAGCTGCAGGAGAACAAGGCTCTAGAACCGGGCCAGCAGGAGGCTGTGAGGAAACTACAAGGAGAGGACCCACTACAGGGAGACCTGAACGACGTGCTCAAACTCAACCCTGTCAG GGAGCACGACGAGTACGGCTTCAAGATCATCCCAGACTACGAGGTGGAGGACATAAAACTGCTGGCCAAGATCCAGGCCCTGGAGATCCGCTCCCACAGCCTGCTGAGGCAGGAGGCCGGGGACAGACTCCTGCTGGGCCGCTGGGCTCAGTACCTGGGAGGCCGCCCGGCCGACAACCTCTGCCCCTCTTCGGAGCTCAAAAGCCTTCTGCGGGGCGGCGTGCCGTGCGAGTACCGCCCACGGGTGTGGCGCTGGGTGGTGAGGGTGCGCACACGCGCACTATGGGAGCGCCACCCGGATCGCTACCAGCAG CTGTGCCAGAAGAGCCTTACATCGCCCCACCAGGCCTCCAGACAGATCCAGTTGGACCTGTACCGCACTCTCACCACCAATCAGCACTTCTCCTCACCCTCCAGCCCCGCCCTGCAGCAGCTCCAACGAATCCTGCTGGCCTTCTCCTGGCAAAACCCAACCATCGGCTACTGCCAGGGCCTCAACAG GCTGGCAGCCATAGCTCTCCTGGTGCTGGAGAGTGAGGAGGATGCCTTCTGGTGTCTAGTAGCTGTGGTGGAGGCCATCATGCCCCAGGACTACTACACCAAAACGCTCATATCCTCTCAG GCAGACCAGTGTGTGCTAAAGGACTTCATGGCTGAGAAGATACCTCGGCTGGCGGCTCACTTTGAGGAGCATAGCGTGGACGTGTCCCTCATCACTTTCAACTGGTTCCTCGTGGTATTCGTAGAGAGCCTGCCCAGCGATATCCTCCTGCGAGTGTGGGACGCCTTCCTCTATGAGGGTACCAAG GTGATATTTCGGTATGCCCTGGCTCTGTTCAAGTACAAAGAGGAGGACATCTTGAAGATCCATGACAGTGTGGAGATCTACCAATACCTGCGCTTCTTCGCCAAGACCATCTCTGATGGCAG GAAGCTGACCAACATTGCCTTCAGTGACATGAACCCGTTCCCCATGAAGCTGTTGAGGAACCGCCGTGCGCTGCATCTGGAGCGCCTGCAGGGGGAGCTCAGAGAGCTGGAGGCCCAGCAGAGAGAGTTTGTCACAGAGAGCGCACAACGCAAGGACTTGGACACTATACTGGTCAGCGAGGACGATGAGGAGTTGTAG